In the Bicyclus anynana chromosome 6, ilBicAnyn1.1, whole genome shotgun sequence genome, one interval contains:
- the LOC112045978 gene encoding homeobox-like protein HDP1: MYREPVNTTGNEVSQLFVYCLDNNLQTINLVIGTAITTTNIDCKGKAFHCVNTTHFKICVDFGGVSKTVDDFLIPCPPSTVCTDNNYFECEYQIPVTSTAVSIHSDAPNEATNEMVSNDWEVFGVTTFHPVNSNDRKIELTESSTIRTAEIVSEAASETADILNYTPVKDLIETVTDSAHRLQNTTRSDLIEAGNNLISNDLILNDNLTLRTITTADDVKTNDSNLNTNIFSAAVTAGNYPATESVIPIELFNTIQTTPSNTVEGADLSSTTLLKGIDYFNTYSLRTSETNTKNSSKDIELSMGLNEPVKTTPMENIAYKESISSTLHTPIATDNNFSISRLSTGETTYSGTESIIETSTNITEIKSNATSKNETWIDLYNTENAHLSTDIILAASSSTVAYKANENYIVNSTPDTINYNLSFDTESTNSQQSTVSHQDVKSSTTISTIANVSEDSSQNRLEDFLMHKNDINKTLSSSVHAINTTEKETKQYDLHSPVISTSTLTETSTTTSSPHILGLVITAAQQDAKVSNLRKTQANDEALTHSRNIESNVEFLTTTPYFSAIKDNIPIIEIITQKQSMNNLSATTEADNTNDTPQNTTTINVNFSYYLPTTTRANSTNIILKDMNVIDVNASDKLTTATKLTNIDNKLNGTKTIKIKDTDNLPTTIKTDNTKSLSMDINEFQLNGTNKLSITKTNNSNLANEDVIDIDVFTKALKDSDSKLTDLPNTKEATITNNTLRDMNVIEINATDKLNTTTEAANINNTLKDTKMINVNATDNLTAATKADNINNKIKGNIAINVSTIDNLINAFETNNTNKAIKDTKATDVNSTDYLFTTTKADSTNNILKDTNVLYVNATEKLTTSTKAPNITYTVNDTKTINVNVIDSSINGTTTEVDNIDNALKDSNAIDVKGIDYITIANDINNANKTLEDTKVKEVKSTDNLITAIKDNNINSGPKDTIDVNATDNLTLATEAGNTNNELKNSSVTGVRFIDTSIVNKDNGINKSLNDMNATDVNTTGKLSTATEVNNTNIAHNNTIAINVKVISNFTDTIKANNINNTLYNIKVTDANSTDNLPTATNAGSINNTLKDMKVIDVNATDRLTTATEALNISNTLKDTKTTNIITTDNLAATEADYIDIVLEATNDIDVKANEVINTNKITKDTKAIEENSTTNFVVENSKVTNVNYIDHMLTATIVGNINNALNDTKATDINVIASLATASKVDNTNNALKHAIAIDGKVAPSLTNLMEANNTNKTFENEQMKATGANFNFKSIDNISTATKANNTNNTLNDINLAETYATENLTNAIQVDNTTLRNTNVTYVNCIDYLSTASKVDNINNDETLNAATEVDNTNSRLWDPNTDINFNVNLQHVNTLKEMKAIDVNTIDNLITATEANNTNKALYELKAIDENGIDSSTMAIETSESYNVLKGMTPIDVPPINIVLITTNQSHILNDTSLKDFRENVMPLDKADNNISTTELQNYLNANIYSDNITENASNKNNLHSVAAKSSEGYTLIYNNENFTLTNTTLEVNKLNTNNKNNTLTYDTGIIIPENNVNVSSFISLLDIKKQGKNISKVEQEFSNLNIQDKSISNQQIKNATKLLMILSSVTKKPFLIQNVTLEIANIHDTFGDALNITTINTYNTLSKTQVNNTRKAQNNSVDTLINKTGNNVNISSANVEIKENLTTPVLKNETKKGQDSSKMSNVDLNNKNKFSCNNRNRGKYSDDNDCQYFYICIGSQYEPIHGICPNNTVFSEISKQCTKNLSHCIRNNQFQCTSEGRYIDVFSDQFYYICVKKADRYIRFKLKCQKGYSLNKSKLQCILDSLNGFKSNEDGSKIDSARSTAESKSIDSKEQKNDFECNKEGKFVFKDDCRKYYQCKRSRKAEFRRKIKKCDSGEVFNHKKKKCVNEESYECED; encoded by the exons ATGTACAGAGAACCAGTCAACACGACGGGAAATGAGGTGTCACAGTTATTTGTTTACTGTCTTGATAATAATCTTCAG ACAATAAATCTTGTCATTGGAACCGCGATAACCACGACGAACATAGACTGCAAAGGGAAAGCTTTTCACTGTGTTAATACAacgcattttaaaatatgtgttGACTTCGGTGGTGTTTCGAAAACTGTTGACGACTTCCTCATACCCTGTCCACCTAGCACAGTGTGTacagacaataattattttgaatgtgAATATCAGATTCCGGTCACTTCTACAGCAGTGTCAATACATAGTGATGCACCGAATGAAGCTACCAATGAAATGGTATCAAATGATTGGGAAGTATTTGGTGTTACTACATTCCATCCTGTAAATAGTAATGACAGAAAAATAGAGCTTACGGAAAGTAGCACTATACGTACAGCTGAAATAGTCTCTGAAGCAGCTTCTGAAACGGCAGACATATTAAATTATACACCTGTAAAAGATTTAATCGAAACTGTTACTGATAGTGCGCATAGATTACAAAATACAACAAGAAGTGACCTGATCGAAGCTGGAAACAATCTTATATCTAATGATTTAATATTGAATGATAATTTGACACTTAGAACAATAACAACTGCAGATGATGTTAAAACTAATGATAGTAATTTAAACACCAATATTTTCTCTGCAGCAGTAACCGCAGGAAATTACCCTGCTACTGAAAGTGTAATACCGattgaattatttaatactattcAAACAACACCTTCGAATACTGTAGAGGGTGCGGATTTGTCATCAACTACATTACTCAAGGGGattgattattttaacacatataGTTTGCGTACTTCAGAAACTAATACAAAAAACTCTAGCAAAGATATTGAATTATCGATGGGTTTAAATGAACCTGTTAAAACGACGCCTATggaaaatatagcatataaagAATCAATTTCATCAACATTGCATACCCCTATCGCAacagataataattttagtataagtAGATTATCCACAGGAGAGACCACTTACTCAGGTACCGAAAGTATAATAGAAACATCCACAAATATCACAGAAATTAAAAGCAATGCAACAAGTAAAAATGAAACATGGATTGATTTATACAATACAGAAAATGCCCATTTAAGTACTGATATTATTTTAGCTGCATCATCTTCTACTGTGGCATATAAGGCAAATGAAAATTACATAGTAAATTCAACACCAGATAccattaattacaatttaagtTTTGATACTGAGTCCACTAATAGTCAGCAGAGCACAGTAAGTCACCAGGATGTAAAGTCTTCAACAACAATATCAACTATTGCGAATGTTTCCGAGGATTCGTCTCAAAATAGATTAGAAGATTTTTTGATGCACAAAAATGACATAAATAAGACACTCTCATCAAGCGTACATGCTATTAATACAAcggaaaaagaaacaaaacaatatGATTTACACTCTCCAGTTATAAGTACAAGCACTTTAACTGAAACCAGTACAACGACATCTTCACCACATATATTAGGTTTGGTGATAACAGCTGCACAACAAGATGCAAAAGTCAGCAATTTACGGAAGACTCAAGCGAACGATGAAGCACTTACACATAGCAGAAATATTGAATCTAATGTGGAGTTTCTAACAACTACACCATACTTTTCCgcaataaaagataatattccTATTATTGAAATCATTACACAGAAGCAATCAATGAACAACTTATCTGCTACCACTGAAGCCGATAATACGAACGATACGCCCCAGAATACGACAAcgataaatgtaaatttttccTACTACTTACCAACTACTACGAGAGCCAATAGTACTAACATTATACTTAAGGATATGAATGTGATAGATGTAAATGCTTCTGATAAACTAACTACAGCCACTAAACTAactaatattgataataaactCAATGGtacgaaaactataaaaatcaaagatactgacaacctacctactactattAAAACTGATAATACTAAAAGTTTATCTATGgatataaatgaatttcaattaaatggtactaataaattaagtataactAAAACTAATAATTCTAACCTTGCAAACGAAGATGTCATTGATATAGATGTTTTCACGAAAGCACTCAAGGATTCGGATTCGAAACTCACAGACTTGCCTAATACCAAGGAAGCCACGATTACTAACAATACACTCAGGGATATGAATGTGATAGAAATAAATGCAACTGACAAACTAAATACTACCACTGAAGCAGCTAATATTAACAATACACTGAAAGATACGAAAATGATTAATGTGAATGCTACTGATAACTTAACTGCTGCCACTAAAGcggacaatattaataataaaatcaaggGTAATATAGCGATAAACGTCAGTACAAttgacaatttaattaatgcCTTTGAaactaataatactaataaagcAATCAAGGACACGAAAGCCACAGACGTAAATAGtactgattatttatttactactacgAAAGCTGATAGTactaacaatatactcaaaGATACGAATGTATTATATGTAAATGCTACAGAAAAACTAACTACATCCACTAAAGCGCCTAATATTACCTATACAGTGAATGATACGAAAACGATAAATGTGAATGTTATTGATAGCAGTATCAATGGTACTACCACAGAAGTAGACAATATTGACAACGCACTCAAGGATTCAAATGCAATAGATGTTAAAGGTATTGACTATATAACTATTGCCAATGATATCAACAATGCTAACAAAACGCTCGAGGATACCAAAGTGAAAGAAGTAAAATCTACTGACAACCTGATTACTGCTATTAAAGACAATAATATTAACAGTGGACCCAAGGATACCATAGATGTAAACGCTACTGATAACTTAACTCTTGCTACAGAAGCTGGTAATACTAATAATGAACTTAAGAATTCGTCTGTAACGGGCGTAAGGTTTATTGATACCTCCATTGTCAATAAAGATAATGGTATTAACAAATCACTCAATGATATGAATGCGACGGACGTGAATACAACGGGTAAGTTATCTACTGCCACTGAAGTCAATAACACTAACATTGCACATAATAACACGATCGCTATTAATGTCAaagttattagtaattttactgATACCATTAAAGCCAATAATATTAACAACAcactttacaatattaaagtAACAGACGCAAATTCTACTGACAACTTACCTACCGCTACGAATGCTGGTAGTATTAACAATACGCTCAAGGATATGAAAGTGATAGATGTAAATGCTACTGACAGATTAACTACAGCCACTGAAGCACTAAATATCAGCAATACACTCAAGGATACTAAAACAACAAATATCATAACTACCGATAACTTAGCTGCCACTGAAGCAGATTATATTGACATTGTACTCGAGGCTACAAATGATATAGATGTCAAAGCCAATGAAGTCATTAATACtaacaaaattacaaaggaTACGAAAGCGATAGAAGAAAATTCTACTACTAATTTTGTAGTCGAGAATTCGAAAGtaacaaatgtaaattatattgatCATATGCTTACTGCCACTATAGTCGGTAATATTAACAACGCACTTAATGATACGAAAGCGACAGACATAAATGTAATTGCCAGCTTAGCTACTGCCTCTAAAGTTGATAATACTAACAATGCACTAAAGCATGCGATCGCAATTGATGGCAAAGTTGCTCCCAGTTTGACTAATCTTATGGAAGCCAACAACACTAACAAAACGTTTGAAAACGAACAAATGAAAGCAACAGgcgcaaattttaattttaaatctattgACAATATTTCTACTGCCACAAAAGCCAATAATACTAACAACACCCTTAATGATATAAATCTGGCAGAAACATATGCAACTGAGAACTTAACGAATGCCATTCAAGTCGATAATACTACACTTAGGAATACAAATGTAACATATGTAAATTGTATCGACTATTTATCTACTGCTAGTAAAGTCGATAATATTAACAATGATGAAACCTTAAATGCTGCCACTGAAGTAGATAATACTAACAGCAGACTCTGGGATCCGAATACagacattaattttaatgttaacttACAACACGTCAATACACTCAAGGAAATGAAAGCGATAGATGTAAATACAATTGACAATTTAATTACTGCTACTGAAGCCAATAATACCAACAAAGCACTGTATGAATTGAAAGCGATAGATGAAAATGGTATTGACAGTTCAACTATGGCTATTGAAACTTCTGAGTCTTACAATGTATTGAAAGGCATGACACCAATTGATGTACCAccaattaatattgtattaattacAACAAATCAATCTCATATTCTAAATGATACAAGTTTAAAAGATTTTAGGGAAAACGTAATGCCATTGGATAAAGCTGATAATAACATAAGTACTACAGAATTACAAAATTATCTAAACGCTAATATTTACAGTGACAATATTACTGAAAATGcaagtaacaaaaataatttgcatTCAGTGGCCGCTAAATCGAGCGAAGGCTATACTTTGATATATAACAATGAAAATTTTACATTAACTAACACCACTTTAGAGGTAAATAAGttaaacacaaataataaaaacaatacccTAACATATGACACAGGTATCATCATTCCTGAAAACAACGTAAATGTTTCAAGTTTCATCTCACtattagatataaaaaaacagGGTAAAAATATAAGCAAGGTAGAACAGGAGTTTAGCaatttaaatatacaagatAAAAGTATATCAAACcagcaaataaaaaatgcaacTAAACTATTAATGATTTTAAGTTCTGTAACAAAGAAACCATTTCTCATCCAAAACGTAACTTTGGAAATTGCAAACATACATGATACATTTGGAGATGCGTTAAACATCACGACTATAAACACATACAACACATTAAGCAAAACTCAAGTAAATAATACAAGAAAGGCTCAAAATAATAGTGTTgacacattaataaataaaacagggAACAACGTAAATATATCAAGTGCAAACGTTGAGATCAAAGAAAATTTAACCACTCCTGTGCTTaaaaatgaaactaaaaaaGGACAAGACAGCAGTAAAATGTCAAATGTcgacttaaataataaaaataagttcaGTTGCAATAATCGTAATCGCGGTAAATATtcagatgataatgattgtCAATACTTTTATATATGCATAGGAAGTCAATACGAACCAATTCATGGAATATGTCCTAACAATACAGTTTTTAGTGAAATTTCAAAACAGTGCACAAAAAATTTGTCACATTGTATCAGAAATAATCAATTTCAGTGTACATCAGAAGGAAGGTACATAGACGTTTTTTCAGATCAGTTCTACTATATATGTGTAAAGAAAGCAGATCGATACATAAGATTTAAACTAAAGTGTCAGAAAGGTTATAGtcttaataaatcaaaattacaatgCATTTTAGATTCACTAAATGGGTTTAAATCCAATGAAGACGGCTCAAAGATAGATAGTGCAAGAAGTACAGCGGAGAGTAAATCAATAGActcaaaagaacaaaaaaacgATTTTGAATGTAATAAAGAAGGAAAATTTGTGTTTAAGGATGATTGCAGAAAATATTACCAATGTAAAAGAAGTAGAAAAGCGGAGTTTCGTCGAAAGATTAAAAAGTGTGATTCCGGAGAAGTTTTtaatcataaaaagaaaaaatgtgtGAATGAGGAAAGTTATGAATGTGAAGATTAA
- the LOC112045980 gene encoding uncharacterized protein LOC112045980, with protein sequence MFRIEFIILTLIINTVIKISSVFAIFTSRNVDCGTYGFICDGVSRLRLCEGDKILGPAFICPENTMCNEESTDVCENAINYIDPSITRDLRCYRSERIADTSVPECKGYILCIPNKNRFQGIKFKCSGNTIFNGYTRTCTSPEKYKCPLGNSTKTKVHYFGQADRRVDSNRGEAFHNPSSNVQGHRPIDCGSYRFTVTQDGSPTRATYFCPSRPVRGESTVRCTVFSNHFCITLERDDQDQFIQNTGAAFRRPRQML encoded by the exons atgtttagaatcgaatttattattttaacgttAATT ATTAATACAGTGATTAAAATCAGCTCAGTGTTTGCTATATTTACCAGCAGGAACGTTGATTGTGGTACCTATGGTTTTATTTGCGATGGTGTTTCGAGACTGAGGTTGTGCGAAGGCGACAAAATCCTGGGTCCCGCTTTCATTTGCCCGGAAAACACTATGTGCAATGAAGAGTCTACAGACGTTTGTGAAAACGCCATAAACTATATCGATCCATCCATAACCAGGGATCTTCGATGCTACCGCAGTGAAAGGATAGCAGACACAAGCGTGCCGGAATGCAAAGGTTACATCCTGTGTATTCCAAACAAGAACCGTTTTCAAGGCATCAAGTTCAAATGTTCTGGGAACACGATTTTTAATGGATACACCCGAACGTGCACGTCTCCCGAAAAGTACAAATGCCCTTTAGGCAATTCGACGAAGACAAAAGTGCACTACTTCGGTCAAGCTGATAGAAGAGTGGATAGCAACCGTGGCGAAGCTTTCCATAATCCTAGTTCGAATGTTCAAGGTCATAGACCTATTGATTGTGGTAGCTACAGATTCACAGTCACGCAAGACGGTAGCCCTACCCGAGCCACATACTTTTGCCCTTCGCGACCCGTCAGAGGAGAGTCCACCGTACGATGTACGGTGTTTTcaaaccatttttgtataacacTGGAAAGAGATGACCAAGATCAGTTTATCCAGAACACAGGTGCTGCGTTTCGGAGACCTCGCCAAATGTTATAG